One region of Sphingomonas adhaesiva genomic DNA includes:
- a CDS encoding PaaI family thioesterase, with the protein MTRPEGAEAHYRALESLYAAAPINRFFASRMEIAEAGRSTIHFTVDQRHFHAAGAAHGTSYFKMLDDAAFYACNSLVTDRFLLTTQFSLLLTRPMREGPVVAEGRWVSGQRRVFVAEARLVAADGEEVARGTGTFMRSQIPLATLPGYAPA; encoded by the coding sequence GTGACGCGGCCTGAGGGGGCGGAGGCGCATTATCGTGCGCTCGAGTCGCTCTATGCGGCGGCGCCGATCAACCGCTTCTTCGCATCGCGGATGGAGATCGCCGAGGCGGGGCGGTCGACGATCCACTTCACCGTCGACCAGCGCCATTTCCACGCCGCGGGCGCGGCGCACGGTACCAGCTATTTCAAGATGCTGGACGACGCCGCCTTCTATGCGTGCAACAGCCTGGTGACCGACCGCTTCCTGCTGACCACACAGTTCAGCCTCCTCCTGACGCGTCCGATGCGCGAAGGGCCGGTGGTCGCGGAGGGACGCTGGGTCAGCGGACAGCGCCGGGTCTTCGTCGCGGAGGCACGGCTGGTCGCCGCGGATGGCGAGGAGGTGGCGCGCGGGACGGGCACCTTCATGCGGTCGCAGATCCCGCTGGCGACACTGCCCGGCTACGCGCCGGCGTGA
- a CDS encoding cell wall hydrolase, producing MTVAVATAVPTAAFPTAPLSSVQGTMPAVMIQTPPLPADEAVSTPSENEQVAYPTLAAAVADQSVPSNTGDDLRCLAGAIYFEARGEPLAGQLAVAEVILNRTRSRRFGGDVCSVITQPGQFSFVRGGRIPAAPTNDDWRTAVAVAKVALKDAWESDASEALYFNGRGVGHPARVRIAAIGNHLFYR from the coding sequence GTGACCGTCGCCGTCGCGACCGCGGTTCCGACCGCCGCCTTCCCCACCGCCCCGCTGTCGTCGGTTCAGGGCACCATGCCCGCGGTGATGATCCAGACGCCGCCATTGCCCGCCGATGAGGCCGTGAGCACGCCGTCCGAGAATGAGCAGGTCGCCTATCCCACGCTCGCCGCTGCCGTCGCCGATCAGTCGGTGCCGTCGAACACCGGCGACGACCTGCGCTGCCTCGCCGGCGCCATCTATTTCGAGGCCCGCGGCGAGCCGCTCGCCGGCCAGCTGGCGGTGGCCGAGGTCATCCTGAACCGTACCCGGTCGCGCCGCTTCGGCGGCGACGTGTGCAGCGTCATCACCCAGCCGGGCCAGTTCTCCTTCGTCCGCGGTGGCCGCATCCCGGCCGCGCCGACCAACGACGACTGGCGCACCGCCGTCGCGGTGGCGAAGGTCGCGCTGAAGGATGCGTGGGAAAGCGACGCGTCCGAGGCGCTGTACTTCAACGGCCGTGGCGTCGGCCACCCGGCGCGGGTCCGCATCGCCGCGATCGGCAACCACCTGTTCTATCGCTGA
- a CDS encoding PTS sugar transporter subunit IIA, giving the protein MIDLSDLLVPDGVAIGLTAATKKTLFTQIGGLAGPLLGLNPREVAEALLAREKAGSTGFGGGVAIPHARIEGLDRIAVLVVRLAQRLDFGAPDDVGVDVVAAILSPPQAGAAHLKALARVARRFRDRRFVEKLRGAGSPDAVYALLTTDETRDAA; this is encoded by the coding sequence ATGATCGACCTGAGCGACCTCCTGGTTCCCGATGGCGTTGCCATCGGGCTGACCGCCGCCACGAAGAAGACGCTGTTCACGCAGATCGGCGGGCTGGCCGGCCCGCTGCTGGGGTTGAACCCGCGCGAGGTCGCGGAGGCGTTGCTGGCGCGCGAGAAGGCCGGGTCGACCGGGTTCGGCGGCGGGGTGGCGATACCCCATGCGCGGATCGAAGGGCTCGACCGGATCGCCGTCCTAGTCGTCCGGCTGGCGCAGCGGCTCGACTTCGGCGCACCCGACGATGTCGGGGTCGATGTGGTGGCGGCGATACTGTCGCCGCCGCAGGCGGGCGCGGCGCACCTGAAGGCGCTGGCCCGCGTCGCGCGGCGGTTCCGCGACCGGCGCTTCGTCGAGAAGCTGCGCGGCGCGGGGTCGCCCGATGCGGTCTATGCCCTGCTGACGACGGACGAGACGCGTGACGCGGCCTGA
- a CDS encoding DUF1491 family protein, translating to MPTHLTVAALLRRVNDAGGLGVVRASGDAQSGSLLILLDEGMRVRALERMRDLDDRDTLVPAGPASGEERAVEEYWQARRARDPDLWVIELNVPHAERFVAETILHD from the coding sequence TTGCCGACTCACCTGACGGTCGCGGCGTTGCTGCGTCGGGTCAACGATGCGGGCGGGCTGGGCGTGGTGCGCGCCTCGGGCGACGCGCAATCCGGTAGCCTCTTGATCCTGCTCGACGAAGGCATGCGCGTCCGCGCGCTGGAGCGGATGCGCGACCTCGACGACCGCGATACGCTGGTACCAGCGGGGCCGGCATCGGGCGAGGAACGCGCGGTGGAGGAGTATTGGCAGGCACGGCGCGCCCGCGACCCCGATCTGTGGGTCATCGAACTGAACGTCCCGCACGCCGAACGGTTCGTCGCTGAAACGATCCTGCACGATTGA